From the genome of Chanos chanos chromosome 5, fChaCha1.1, whole genome shotgun sequence, one region includes:
- the wbp2 gene encoding WW domain-binding protein 2 isoform X2 — protein sequence MALNKNNSESGGVIINNSESVLMSYENVELVFSDADGLPEPFRKSKKGSVYLTPYRVIFLAKGKDALQSFMMPFYLMKGCEVKQPVLGANYIKGTISAEPGGGWEGSATFKLIFIAGGAIEFGQYMLQVAAQVSRGQPVAGNFGCPYMANGAYAYPPPPAPNGMYSAGPPPGYSYPAPPPPGFYPNPPTFDGPAAYMPPPPYSEPLGQSPPDLDMPRTPAAEAKAAEAAASASAATLSPSHVYLPEDKPPPYSPPEDKKNQ from the exons ATGGCTCTGAACAAGAATAATTCTGAATCAGGAGGCGTCATCATCAACAACAGCGAAAG CGTGTTGATGTCCTATGAAAATGTGGAACTTGTCTTCAGTGATGCAGACGGCCTGCCAGAGCCCTTTAGGAAGAGCAAGAAGGGAAGTGTCTACCTAACCCCATACCGG GTCATCTTTCTGGCTAAAGGGAAGGATGCTCTGCAGTCCTTCATGATGCCTTTCTACCTAATGAAGGGATGTGAGGTCAAACAGCCAGTGCTGGGAGCCAATTATATCAAAGGCACAATATCAGCTGAGCCAGGGG GTGGATGGGAGGGATCTGCTACCTTTAAACTGATCTTCATTGCCGGGGGAGCTATTGAGTTTGGACAGTATATGCTACAGGTTGCAGCACAGG TGTCCAGAGGCCAGCCGGTTGCTGGGAACTTTGGTTGTCCTTACATGGCAAATGGAGCGTATGCTTACCCACCACCTCCGGCACCTAACGGCATGTACTCCGCCGGACCCCCACCAGGCTACTCCTACCCAGCACCACCACCTCCAG GATTCTACCCCAATCCTCCAACTTTTGATGGTCCAGCAGCATACATGCCCCCTCCCCCATACTCAGAACCACTAGGCCAGTCTCCTCCCGACCTGGACATGCCCAGAACCCCCGCAG cGGAGGCTAAGGCAGCAGAGGCAGCCGCCAGTGCAAGTGCAGCCACGCTCTCTCCATCGCATGTGTACCTACCAGAG GACAAGCCTCCACCCTACTCTCCTCCTGAGGACAAGAAGAACCAGTAG
- the wbp2 gene encoding WW domain-binding protein 2 isoform X1: MALNKNNSESGGVIINNSESVLMSYENVELVFSDADGLPEPFRKSKKGSVYLTPYRVIFLAKGKDALQSFMMPFYLMKGCEVKQPVLGANYIKGTISAEPGGGWEGSATFKLIFIAGGAIEFGQYMLQVAAQVSRGQPVAGNFGCPYMANGAYAYPPPPAPNGMYSAGPPPGYSYPAPPPPAGFYPNPPTFDGPAAYMPPPPYSEPLGQSPPDLDMPRTPAAEAKAAEAAASASAATLSPSHVYLPEDKPPPYSPPEDKKNQ; encoded by the exons ATGGCTCTGAACAAGAATAATTCTGAATCAGGAGGCGTCATCATCAACAACAGCGAAAG CGTGTTGATGTCCTATGAAAATGTGGAACTTGTCTTCAGTGATGCAGACGGCCTGCCAGAGCCCTTTAGGAAGAGCAAGAAGGGAAGTGTCTACCTAACCCCATACCGG GTCATCTTTCTGGCTAAAGGGAAGGATGCTCTGCAGTCCTTCATGATGCCTTTCTACCTAATGAAGGGATGTGAGGTCAAACAGCCAGTGCTGGGAGCCAATTATATCAAAGGCACAATATCAGCTGAGCCAGGGG GTGGATGGGAGGGATCTGCTACCTTTAAACTGATCTTCATTGCCGGGGGAGCTATTGAGTTTGGACAGTATATGCTACAGGTTGCAGCACAGG TGTCCAGAGGCCAGCCGGTTGCTGGGAACTTTGGTTGTCCTTACATGGCAAATGGAGCGTATGCTTACCCACCACCTCCGGCACCTAACGGCATGTACTCCGCCGGACCCCCACCAGGCTACTCCTACCCAGCACCACCACCTCCAG CAGGATTCTACCCCAATCCTCCAACTTTTGATGGTCCAGCAGCATACATGCCCCCTCCCCCATACTCAGAACCACTAGGCCAGTCTCCTCCCGACCTGGACATGCCCAGAACCCCCGCAG cGGAGGCTAAGGCAGCAGAGGCAGCCGCCAGTGCAAGTGCAGCCACGCTCTCTCCATCGCATGTGTACCTACCAGAG GACAAGCCTCCACCCTACTCTCCTCCTGAGGACAAGAAGAACCAGTAG
- the trim65 gene encoding tripartite motif-containing protein 65, producing the protein MELTHLNCSICLEGFKVPVTIPCGHTFCKDCISAHWDAKEKDGIGPQCPFCNENFETRPALKRNVSLCHITEITKNSHAARATPPDQVGNTSAVPDKLCERHQKPLIYYCNNDRMCVCCQCAVVECKNHDKVLVEDERNIRETELMKKCGEIRRQEEETEKSIQEMRENIAKAKVSLEQTSQWVNAKFCHLLKVIEEKQESTQHYIAQEQESTLSQAEERLHTLEEKAEQLRQSHERIASLCALPHSQFIQESRLEEVPQMKDIPVDVTSNLQERLTGVTDILSRISKLVSEDLEKAVCMAVGQEKEGSPQEKRPVLAVVPSPAMPSYPTGKEGLSAYRCALTFDPYTANAHLRLSQNNRRAEHLTSGPRPVPTHESRFDHTWQVLCSNGFTHGRHYWEMEVSKPWAYLGVTYQTIPRKEKGKRCMVGMNELSWSLQLDERQLSAWHAGRRESVTGQLQLQTLPLRIGMLLDCEEGTLTYYGEGQQRLHAFHCAFSRELFPACWIGEGVSITLCPA; encoded by the exons ATGGAGTTAACCCATCTGAATTGCTCCATCTGCCTGGAGGGATTTAAAGTGCCAGTGACCATACCCTGCGGTCACACCTTTTGTAAGGACTGCATCTCTGCACACTGGGACGCCAAGGAAAAGGATGGAATTGGACCACAGTGCCCCTTCTGCAATGAGAATTTTGAAACCAGACCCGCGTTGAAACGCAACGTATCTTTATGCCATATTACCGAAATAACCAAGAACAGTCACGCAGCGAGAGCCACTCCTCCAGATCAAGTAGGCAACACTAGCGCTGTGCCCGATAAACTCTGCGAGCGACATCAGAAACCTCTAATCTATTACTGTAACAATGATcgtatgtgtgtctgctgcCAGTGTGCTGTGGTGGAGTGTAAGAACCACGACAAAGTTCTGGTGGAAGACGAGAGGAATATCAGAGAG actGAGTTGATGAAAAAGTGCGGGGAGATCAGGAGacaagaggaggagacagagaagagtatccaggagatgagagagaacattGCCAAAGCCAAG GTGTCCCTGGAGCAGACGTCTCAGTGGGTAAATGCTAAGTTCTGCCATTTGCTGAAGGTGATTGAAGAGAAGCAGGAGTCCACACAACATTACATAGCACAAGAGCAGGAGTCAACTCTGTCTCAGGCGGAGGAGCGACTCCATACCCTAGAGGAGAAAGCTGAGCAGCTTAGACAGAGCCACGAGCGGATTGCCAGCCTTTGTGCCCTGCCTCACAGCCAGTTCATTCAG GAGTCAAGGTTGGAAGAGGTGCCGCAGATGAAAGACATTCCTGTCGACGTGACATCAAACTTGCAGGAGAGACTAACTGGGGTTACAGATATCCTGTCCCGAATATCCAAGCTAGTATCCGAAGATCTGGAGAAGGCCGTTTGCATGGCCGTTGGTCAGGAGAAagaag GCTCTCCCCAGGAGAAGCGGCCTGTGCTGGCTGTTGTTCCCAGTCCTGCGATGCCTTCTTACCCTACAGGCAAAGAGGGCCTCAGTGCAT ATCGCTGTgccttgacctttgacccttacACAGCCAATGCACACCTGCGTCTGTCACAGAACAACAGGAGGGCGGAGCATCTCACCTCTGGGCCCCGCCCAGTTCCCACCCACGAGTCCCGCTTCGACCACACCTGGCAGGTGTTGTGTTCCAACGGCTTCACTCACGGCCGTCACTACTGGGAGATGGAAGTGTCCAAGCCGTGGGCGTACTTGGGGGTGACATATCAGACCATTCCACGCAAGGAGAAGGGCAAGCGCTGTATGGTGGGCATGAACGAGCTGTCTTGGAGCCTTCAGCTGGATGAGCGACAGTTGAGTGCTTGGCATGCCGGCCGCAGGGAGTCTGTCACAGGTCAGCTGCAGCTGCAGACGTTACCCCTGCGAATTGGCATGCTGCTCGATTGCGAAGAAGGAACTCTCACTTACTATGGAGAAGGCCAACAGCGCCTCCACGCCTTCCACTGCGCTTTTTCACGTGAGCTGTTCCCCGCCTGTTGGATAGGGGAAGGAGTGAGCATCACTCTCTGCCCTGCCTGA
- the unc13d gene encoding protein unc-13 homolog D, with translation MVPVHDGVTSSGDKLLLPPEEPHSVGHGSARNRPRQSSPARKLGMTRRVKERKDLKDSENPEERERWHKEQELKPLYKELLYTITHRLGKPVASKEYTESELHQYIREAFRMTEEEHEGLFEKAQSAQPPEYCLMVTVKEAKGILGKDISGFSDPYCLLTILQSEKANQHKPSQLKPSKAVVKGAAEDEAVFETDIKKQTLNPVWDQTFILRFEDMADANFHMEMWDKDEEVSLTQKLEEFRANFHGIKRMIKDAKKEKGQDDFLGSVVLKLKDLHCTEDKWYILEPRTETYPDRGQCHLQLKFIHRDRDETLSAGRSPYVNYCGILQQFVHAHISKQQGSSPWKGELCGEGTSLLEFYATQNDISPFLQDLAKWVAYSKLYQSLEVDSTVLFQQLTSIEYHWDQQELPYQQKQELGDSLHGFLQYGLCLVSKYRDIFPPTPEKTPRLHTLLRVLVQICKTRAFQKLNPAQFALNEEVIDALLTGTQEWFNIKKGLHQPMTKELTETVNALSRLIGEVQEDIRQTKDVWNRVFVSAVQLDVFTVVYQKLDEVLAEELRSTLAQLENQMDQSLANSLFPVYLSLQAIHKEKAFLQKRGKGLQLIHFHEDFREALPYWLNKAFSTTMERVEKAVQVDQLQPLQSGMVPIKHSSSAVDLAACLQPICQLWEQLGWPDPEEGFMLMVKLTEDICKIAVTYCHTLKRRVRELSQDSDPDSAINMLCVVVNDLEHLRSVLTHLPQRLNWTSLRERTRHVIGDTQFQNTLPSQLQHTQAVLTREIRSAVDTLGKKLHTDIETHVRSMASRHRLPSRSTEDAVVPLMRYLERELQYMNENLVQENFNSLLTPLWTNSVKILHQISQQEDGNLVYFQRLQYTLQCLEQCFHAEGNGLPLETLHTDEYKILKAHLTQSSMTCHQLIEKFFEKKVWEQKVYSGEKYGAVTLITSYKRADQRLHVEVLNAVNLLPLDSNGSSDPFVLLSLEPRHTFPEVEPRSTKIKNRDLNPLFEESFEFLVSLEQCQMAGACLLVSVLDHDMLQSDDFEGEAFLSLKSVPGISGGGNVDPVPAQIRLPLMHPKPNSDSILKLLENRKGDREAQAFVKQRRQKEKKSQEI, from the exons ATGGTACCTGTCCATGATGGGGTGACCTCATCAGGAGACAAATTGCTTCTCCCACCTGAAGAG CCTCATTCAGTGGGGCATGGATCAGCACGGAACCGGCCGAGACAG AGCTCCCCTGCACGCAAATTGGGGATGACCAGGCGAGTGAAAGAACGAAAG GACCTGAAGGACTCTGAAAACCCAGAGGAAAGAGAACGATGGCACAAAGAACAGGAG CTCAAGCCACTTTATAAGGAGCTTCTGTACACTATCACTCACAGACTGGGAAAGCCAGTGGCCAGCAAGGAATACACTGAGAGTGAgttacatcagtacatcagagAG GCCTTCCGTATGACTGAGGAAGAGCACGAAGGCTTGTTTGAGAAAGCACAAAGTGCACAG CCCCCAGAGTATTGTTTAATGGTCACAGTGAAGGAGGCCAAGGGAATTCTGGGAAAGGATATAAGTG GTTTCAGCGATCCTTACTGTCTGCTCACCATCCTACAAAGTGAGAAGGCCAATCAACACAAACCCTCTCAGCTGAAACCCTCGAAGGCTGTGGTGAAGGGTGCCGCAGAAGATGAAGCAGTCTTCGAGACAGACATAAAGAAACAGACTCTCAATCCTGTTTGGGATCAGACCTTTATTCT GAGATTTGAAGATATGGCTGATGCAAATTTCCACATGGAAATGTG GGATAAAGATGAGGAGGTATCACTCACACAGAAGCTTGAGGAATTCCGTGCTAATTTCCATGGCATAAAGAG AATGATCAAGGAtgccaaaaaggaaaaaggccAAGATGACTTTTTAGGGAGCGTTGTTCTCAAGCTTAAG GACCTGCACTGTACGGAGGACAAGTGGTACATCCTGGAACCTCGCACTGAAACATACCCTGACAGAGGCCAGTGTCACTTACAGCTTAAATTCATCCACAGAGAT AGAGACGAGACGCTTAGTGCTGGTCGGAGTCCGTATGTGAATTACTGTGGGATTCTGCAGCAGTTTGTCCATGCCCACATCTCAAAGCAGCAG gGCAGTAGCCCATGGAAGGGAGAGTTATGTGGAGAGGGGACAAGTCTGTTGGAGTTTTATGCCACTCAGAATGATATCTCCCCTTTTCTTCAAGACCTTGC gaAGTGGGTGGCCTATAGTAAGCTCTACCAGAGTTTGGAGGTGGACTCTACAGTACTATTTCAGCAGCTTACCAGTATAGAATATCACTGGGACCAGCAAGAGCTTCCGTACCAGCAG aaacaAGAGCTGGGGGATTCTCTGCATGGCTTTCTCCAGTATGGTCTGTGTCTGGTATCCAAATACAGAGACATTTTTCCACCAACACCCGAAAAAACACCACGCCTTCACACCCTGCTGAG AGTTCTGGTTCAGATTTGTAAGACTCGGGCATTTCAGAAGCTTAACCCTGCTCAGTTTGCCTTAAATGAGGAGGTCATAGATGCACTGCTG ACTGGTACACAAGAGTGGTTTAACATCAAGAAAGGCTTGCACCAGCCCATGACCAag GAGCTGACAGAAACTGTTAATGCACTGTCACGGCTGATTGGGGAAGTGCAGGAGGACATCCGTCAAACTAAAGATGTTTGGAACAGAGTTTTTGTCAG TGCCGTACAGTTGGACGTGTTTACTGTTGTCTACCAAAAGCTGGATGAGGTG ctgGCTGAGGAGTTGCGGTCCACACTTGCTCAGCTGGAGAATCAGATGGACCAGTCTCTGGCTAACAgtctgtttcctgtataccTGAGTCTGCAGGCCATTCACAAAGAAAAGGCCTTCTTACAAAAGAG GGGGAAAGGCCTTCAGCTCATTCATTTCCATGAGGACTTTCGTGAAGCCTTGCCTTACTGGCTCAACAAAGCTTTCAGCACCACCatggagagagtggagaaggCAGTGCAAGTGGACCAA TTGCAGCCTCTGCAGAGTGGAATGGTTCCCATAAAACACAGTTCCTCAGCAGTGGACCTGGCTGCCTGCCTGCAGCCCATTTGTCAGCTGTGGGAGCAATTGGGTTGGCCAGACCCAGAGGAGGGTTTCATGCTCATGGTCAAACTGACAGAG GACATTTGTAAAATTGCGGTAACATACTGCCACACATTGAAGCGTCGAGTGAGAGAACTCTCACAGGACTCGGACCCTGACAGCGCCATTAATATG ctgtgtgtggtggtgaaTGATTTGGAGCACTTGCGTTCTGTGCTGACCCATTTGCCTCAGCGGCTGAACTGGACAAGTCTCCGGGAACGCACGCGTCACGTGATCGGAGACACTCAGTTCCAAAATACACTTCCCTCTCAGCTGCAGCACACCCAGGCGGTTCTGACTCGGGAGATCCGCTCTGCTGTGGACACGCTCGGAAAGAAG ctgcaTACAGATATTGAGACTCATGTTCGCAGCATGGCATCCCGACACAGACTGCCTTCCAGGTCGACAGAGGAT GCCGTGGTTCCCTTAATGCGTTATCTGGAGCGAGAACTACAGTACATGAATGAGAACCTAGTTCAGGAGAACTTCAACAG CTTGTTGACTCCCCTGTGGACAAATTCGGTGAAGATTCTGCACCAGATCTCTCAACAGGAAGATGGCAATCTTGTGTACTTTCAGAGACTACAATACACACTTCAA TGTCTTGAGCAATGTTTTCATGCAGAGGGCAATGGACTTCCTCTTGagacattacacacagatgAGTATAAG ATTCTTAAGGCACATCTGACACAGAGCTCAATGACATGTCATCAACTGATTGAAAAgttttttgaaaagaaagtgTGGGAACAG AAAGTGTATAGTGGTGAGAAATATGGAGCAGTCACACTCATCACCTCCTACAAACGCGCTGATCAGCGTCTCCACGTGGAGGTTTTAAATGCTGTTAATCTACTTCCCCTGGACTCCAACG GTTCCAGTGACCCATTTGTTCTTCTGTCTTTGGAGCCTAGACATACATTCCCCGAGGTGGAACCACGTAGCACCAAAATCAAGAACCGTGACCTCAACCCACTGTTTGAGGAAAGCTTTGAATT TCTTGTGTCATTGGAACAGTGCCAGATGGCAGGGGCGTGTCTGTTGGTGAGCGTGCTGGACCACGACATGTTGCAGAGTGATGATTTTGAGGGAGAGGCCTTCCTCTCTTTGAAGTCTGTGCCCGGAATCAGCGGAGGAGGAAATGTGGACCCTGTTCCTGCCCAAATCCGCCTGCCCCTGATGCACCCCAAACCCAACA GTGACTCCATCCTGAAGCTGCTGGAGAACAGAAAAGGTGACCGTGAGGCTCAGGCCTTTGTCAAGCAGcgcagacaaaaagagaaaaaatctcAGGAAATCTGA